DNA sequence from the Janibacter sp. CX7 genome:
CCTCCAGCCCGACGACCTCGTGCCCGAGGCGGACCTGCCCGCCGGCGGCGGTGAGCTCGCCGCCCAGGGCTCGGGTGACGGCCGGGTAGTCGACGATCGCCGTCTGCGGGGAGTGCAACGCGCGCACCCCCGTGGCGGCCGGCTCGATCTCGCGCAGCCCGTCGGCGTCGACGAGCCGGGCACCGGGCACGCCGTTGGCCACGGCGCGCGCATGGAGGTCGTCGAGCCGCCCCGCCTGCACGTCGTCGAGGGCGACGACGACCTTGCCGCACTCCTCGTAGGCGATGTCGTGCCGCTGCACGAAGTCCTGCAGCAGGCCCACGCCCCGTCGGCACAGCGTCGCCTTGAGGCTGCCCGGCTCGTAGTAGAGCCCCGCGTGGACGACCCCGCTGTTGTGGCCCGTCTGGTGGCCGGCGAGGTGCTCCTCCTTGTCGAGCAGCGTCACCTGCGCGTCGTGCTCGGCGGCGAGGTGCCGCGCGACGGCAGCCCCGATGATGCCGCCGCCGACGACGGCCGCGCGCAGGCTCATGCCCCCTCCCCCGGCACGACGAAGGGGGGCGGCGCCGTGCGATAGGTGGCCGGGGTGCGGGCCAGGGTGATCGGGTGGGCGATGGTGGCCACCGATCCGCCTGCGGCGGAAGGGATCTCGTGCACCGGCTCGAGCCCGAGCCTGCGGGCCAGCTCGAAGGCCTGGCCGAGGTCGTTGATCGGTCCGCAGGGCACCCCCTTCGCCGACAGCACGTCGAACCAGTGGTCCGCGCCGTGCTCCGCCAGGGCGTCCTCGAGCTCCGCCGCGAGGACCGACCGGTGCGCGACCCGGTCGGCATTGCTCCCGAAGCGGGGGTCGTCGGCCAGCTCGGGCCGGTCGACGCCCTGCGCGAGCAGGCGGAAGAGCTTGTCGTTGGCCGCCGCGATCGCCAGCGGGCGGTCGGCGGTGGCGAGCACCTCGTAGGGCGCGATGCTCGGGTGCAGGTTGCCCATCGGCCCCGGCACCGCGCCGGTGACGGCGTGCGTGGACGACTGGTTCGACAGCGCCGACAGCAGCGAGGAGAGCAGGTTGACCTCCACCCGCTGCCCCTCGCCGGTGCGGTCACGGTGACGCAGCGCCGCGAGGACGCCGATCGCCGCGTGCAGGCCGGTGATGACGTCGACGAGCGCGACGCCCGACTTCATCGGGCCCGACTCGGTCGACCCGGTGACCGACATCAGGCCGCCGACCGCCTGGGCGACGAGGTCGTAGCCGGGCAGGTCGGCGCCCGCGCCGGAGCCGAATCCGGTCACCGAGCAGTAGACGAGCCCGGGGTGCCGGGCGGACAGCTCGTCGTAGCCGAGGCCGAGCCGATCCATCGTGCCGCTGCGGAAGTTCTCCACCACGACATCACACCCCGCGACGAGGTCGAGCGCCACCTGGCGGTCGGCCTCGTCGCGCAGGTCGAGCACCCGGGAGGTCTTGTTGCGGTTGACCGAGAGGAAGTACGTCGACTCCCCTTCGTCCGACCACGGCGGGCCCCAGGCACGGGTCTCGTCGCCGCCGTCCGGGCGCTCGACCTTGATCACCTCCGCCCCGAGGTCGGCCATGAGCATGGTCGCGTAGGGCGCCGCCAGCACTCGGCTGAAGTCGGCGACCCGCACGCCCTCGAGGGCACCGGGGGTGATCAACGGAAGGCGGCCTCTCCGGTCAGGGCTCGCCCGATGACGAGCTGGTGGACCTCGCTCGTGCCCTCGTAGGTCAGGACCGACTCGAGGTTGTTGGCATGCCGCATGATCGGGTGCTCCAGCGTGATGCCGGCGGCACCGAGGATCGTGCGCGACTCCCGCGCGATGGCGATCGCCTCGCGGACGTTGTTGAGCTTGCCCAGCGACACCTGCTCCGGGCGGATCCTCCCTTCGTCCTTGATGCGGGCGATCTGCAGGGCGAGCAGCATGCCCTTGCCGAGCTCGAGCGACATGTCCGCCAGCTTGGCCTGCGTGAGCTGGTAGGCCGCCAGCGGCTTGTCGAAGATCTCCCGCTCCCGCGAGTAGGTGATCGCCGTCTCGAGACAGTCACGGGCCGCGCCGAGCGCACCGAAGACGATGCCGAAGCGCGCCTCGTTGAGGCACGACAGCGGCCCCGAGAGCCCGGCCACCTCCGGCAGCACCGCCTCCGCGGGCAGCCGCACGTCGTCGAGCACGAGCTCGCTCGTCACCGACGCCCGCAGCGACACCTTGCGCTTGATCTCGGGGGCAGAGAATCCGGGGGTGTCCGTCGGCACCACGAAGCCACGCACCTTGTCCTCGGTCTGCGCCCAGACCACCGCGACGTCGGCGACCGACCCGTTGGTGATCCACATCTTGCTGCCGTTGAGCACCCAGTCGTCACCATCGCGTCGGGCGCGGGTACGCATACCCGCCGGGTTGGACCCGAAGTCCGGCTCGGTCAGCCCGAAGCACCCGATCGCCTCCCCGGCAGCCATCCGCGGCAGCCACTCCTGCTTCTGCTCCTCGCTGCCGTGCTTCCAGATGGCAAACATCGCCAGCGACCCCTGGACGGACACGAGCGAGCGCAGCCCGGAGTCACCGGCCTCGAGCTCCATGCACGCCAGCCCGTAGGCCGTCGCGGAGGTCCCGGCACAGCCGTAACCCTCCAGATGCATCCCGAGCACCCCGAGCCGGCCGAGCTCGGGCGCCAGCTCCCGCACGGGGAAGGAACCCTCCTCGTACCAGCCGGCGATCCCCGGACGGATCCGGTCGTCGACGAAGCGCCGCACCGTGTCCCGGATCGCGCGCTCCTCCTCACCGATCAGCTCGTCGGTCGCGAAGAGCCCGAGCGGGCTCTGGGCGGCGTTGCTCACTTGGCCTCCTCGAGGGCGCGCTCCGAACCCGCGTGCAGCGGGATCGGGCCGGTCTCGGTCATCGTCTTGACGTCGATCTCCTCAGCGGCCGGGTGCACCTTCACGAGGGCGTCCTTCTCGTCGATCATGAGCTTCGTCAGGGCGCAGGCGACGTTGTCCTCCATGTCCTCGCGCACGACGATGACATTGGGCACCGCGATCGTCGGCACGTCGGCGTCGAGGTCGTAGGTGTCGGCGGGGATCGTCGACTCCTCGTAGACCTCGTTGACCTTCTGCATGTCGCCGAGCTGGTCGGTGATGTCGATGAACTCGACGTCGTCACCCATCGAGGTGAAGAGGTCGGTGATGGCCGGCGTCGGCAGACCGCCCGACCACACGAGCCCGTCGATGGACCCGTCCTTCATCCCGTCGACGGTCTTCGTCAGGTCGAGCCGCTGGCGCTTGACGTCCTTGAGGTCGAGGCCGGAGGTCTCGATGAGCCGGTTGGCGATGACCTCGGTGCCCGACTTCGGCGAGCCGGTCGAGATCGTCTTGCCCTTGAAGTCGGAGATCGAGTCGATGCCGGACTTCTTGCGCACGACGACCTGCGTGTAGTTGGAGTAGATCCGGCCGAGCGTGCGGATGTCCTGCTTCTCGGTGAAGGAGCCCGAGCCGTTGACCGCGTCGGCGGCGGTGTCGGCGAGGGAGAAGCCGGCGTCGTAGTCGCCGGCCACGACCTGCTGGATGTTCTGCACGGAGGCCCCGGTCTCGGCGGAGGTCGCCTGCAGGTCGGTCTTGTCGTTGACGATCTTGGCCAGGCCGCCGCCGATGACGTAGTAGACGCCGGTCGAGTTGCCGGTCGCGATGTTGAGCCGGCCCTGGCCGGTCTCGCAGCTGTCGGCGGCGGCGCCCGAGTCGCCGCTGCGGTCCTGCTGCCCGCCGCAGGCGGACAGGGTCAGGGCGGCGGCCAGGGTCAGTCCGGTGAGGGTGGTGGTACGGCGCATCATCGAGCCTTTCTGAGGGGGTGGGTGTGGCGGGGTCGAAGGGAGGTCAGGTGGCGGGTGTCGGGGTGGAGCCGCCCGCGACCCGTCGTCGCACGAGGTGCAGCACGATGGCGAGGGCGAATACGGCGAAGCCCAGGGCGATGGACAGCGGGACGAGGTAGAGCAGGAGCAGTGCGGCGGGCACGCACAGCGCCCGCTCGAGCCGGCTTGTCGGGCCGAACATCCAGCCGGTCGTCGCGACGGCCAGGGCCGCGACCGCGGTGCCGGCGACGAGGAAGGCCCACACGATGTCGACGAAGCCGCCCTCGGCGAGCAGGAAGGCTCCGTTGTCCGTGACGACGAAGGCCATCGGGGCGAGGAAGGCGGGCAGCGTGTACTTGCAGGCCTGCATCATCGTCGGGATGACCTTGCCCCCGGTGATCGCCGCGGAGGCGACGGCCGCGAGCGCGGTCGGCGGCGACACCTCCGACAGCACCGCGTAGTAGAAGATGAACATCGCGACCTGCGGCGACTCGACACCCAGCGCGATGAGCGCCGGCCCGATGATCACCCAGCTGAGGATGAAGGACGCCGTGACCGGGACGGCCAGGCCGAGGATGAGGATCGCGACGGCGGAGAAGAGCGCCGAGAGGATGATGAGCGAGGCGTCGTTGAAGGCGATGGCATCGGCCGCCTTGACGAGCACGTCGGAGAGGATCTGGCCCAGGCCCGTCTTGGCGATGACCGAGGTGATGATGCCGGCCGCGGCGCAGACCGCGATGACCGGCAGCGCGGAGCGGATGCCCGAGCTGAGCGCCGTGTAGAGGCGCACGCCGAAGTCCTTGAGCGAGGCCCCGAGCTCGAGCCGCTCGGGCTCGCCGTCGACCTCGTCGAAGCCGCTGACGACGCGCCGGCGCGAGAGCACCGCCTCGGCGAGGCCGAAGAGGGCGGCCACGGCCGTCGCGTAGACGACCGCCTTGAAGGGCGGGACGTCGATGGCGAGGAAGAAGACGATGACGCCGAGGCTGATGAAGTGGTAGCCGGAGCGCACGAGCAGGCGAAGGGGGTTGACGATCGCCAGCTCGACGCGGCTGGCCCCGAAGCGGCGGGCGTCGATCTCGACGGCGAAGAAGATGCCGAGGTAGTAGAGCAGCGTCGGCACGATCGCCCAGATGAGCACCTCGACGTAGGAGACGCCGAGGTACTCGGCGATGATGAATGCCGCGGCGCCCATCGTCGGCGGCGAGAGGATCGCGCCGATGCCGGCGGCGGCGAGCATGCCGCCGGCCGCCTCCT
Encoded proteins:
- a CDS encoding CaiB/BaiF CoA-transferase family protein, with amino-acid sequence MITPGALEGVRVADFSRVLAAPYATMLMADLGAEVIKVERPDGGDETRAWGPPWSDEGESTYFLSVNRNKTSRVLDLRDEADRQVALDLVAGCDVVVENFRSGTMDRLGLGYDELSARHPGLVYCSVTGFGSGAGADLPGYDLVAQAVGGLMSVTGSTESGPMKSGVALVDVITGLHAAIGVLAALRHRDRTGEGQRVEVNLLSSLLSALSNQSSTHAVTGAVPGPMGNLHPSIAPYEVLATADRPLAIAAANDKLFRLLAQGVDRPELADDPRFGSNADRVAHRSVLAAELEDALAEHGADHWFDVLSAKGVPCGPINDLGQAFELARRLGLEPVHEIPSAAGGSVATIAHPITLARTPATYRTAPPPFVVPGEGA
- a CDS encoding acyl-CoA dehydrogenase family protein; its protein translation is MSNAAQSPLGLFATDELIGEEERAIRDTVRRFVDDRIRPGIAGWYEEGSFPVRELAPELGRLGVLGMHLEGYGCAGTSATAYGLACMELEAGDSGLRSLVSVQGSLAMFAIWKHGSEEQKQEWLPRMAAGEAIGCFGLTEPDFGSNPAGMRTRARRDGDDWVLNGSKMWITNGSVADVAVVWAQTEDKVRGFVVPTDTPGFSAPEIKRKVSLRASVTSELVLDDVRLPAEAVLPEVAGLSGPLSCLNEARFGIVFGALGAARDCLETAITYSREREIFDKPLAAYQLTQAKLADMSLELGKGMLLALQIARIKDEGRIRPEQVSLGKLNNVREAIAIARESRTILGAAGITLEHPIMRHANNLESVLTYEGTSEVHQLVIGRALTGEAAFR
- a CDS encoding TAXI family TRAP transporter solute-binding subunit — encoded protein: MMRRTTTLTGLTLAAALTLSACGGQQDRSGDSGAAADSCETGQGRLNIATGNSTGVYYVIGGGLAKIVNDKTDLQATSAETGASVQNIQQVVAGDYDAGFSLADTAADAVNGSGSFTEKQDIRTLGRIYSNYTQVVVRKKSGIDSISDFKGKTISTGSPKSGTEVIANRLIETSGLDLKDVKRQRLDLTKTVDGMKDGSIDGLVWSGGLPTPAITDLFTSMGDDVEFIDITDQLGDMQKVNEVYEESTIPADTYDLDADVPTIAVPNVIVVREDMEDNVACALTKLMIDEKDALVKVHPAAEEIDVKTMTETGPIPLHAGSERALEEAK
- a CDS encoding TRAP transporter fused permease subunit, with the translated sequence MPTDSVAREQQLTPEPVDVDTIVADYDEEKPSRQLSPRLDLLVGVWCFLVALFVLKQVFDPVEQGSQYYLVLFLAVTLPLVFLTYRMRGRRERAADIDPGTDTVGRVPQKDDPGILDWVLAAVAMLVGLYPLLPIPLNELGFGGYEGFLDRQGSLLTMDIVAGLILMVLVLEATRRTTGLVLPVVCVVFFAYAYYGGFLPVGWSISHLGLNIEQIVNALYNEASGFFGVPLDVAATYIVLFTMYGAVLDRMGAGRFFVEFSFSLFRKSASAPGRTTALSGFLLGTVSGSGTATAVTLGSFAWPILKRAGYPKEAAGGMLAAAGIGAILSPPTMGAAAFIIAEYLGVSYVEVLIWAIVPTLLYYLGIFFAVEIDARRFGASRVELAIVNPLRLLVRSGYHFISLGVIVFFLAIDVPPFKAVVYATAVAALFGLAEAVLSRRRVVSGFDEVDGEPERLELGASLKDFGVRLYTALSSGIRSALPVIAVCAAAGIITSVIAKTGLGQILSDVLVKAADAIAFNDASLIILSALFSAVAILILGLAVPVTASFILSWVIIGPALIALGVESPQVAMFIFYYAVLSEVSPPTALAAVASAAITGGKVIPTMMQACKYTLPAFLAPMAFVVTDNGAFLLAEGGFVDIVWAFLVAGTAVAALAVATTGWMFGPTSRLERALCVPAALLLLYLVPLSIALGFAVFALAIVLHLVRRRVAGGSTPTPAT